Proteins encoded together in one Mastomys coucha isolate ucsf_1 unplaced genomic scaffold, UCSF_Mcou_1 pScaffold16, whole genome shotgun sequence window:
- the Kcnc4 gene encoding potassium voltage-gated channel subfamily C member 4 isoform X2 — translation MISSVCVSSYRGRKSGNKPPSKTCLKEEMAKGEASEKIIINVGGTRHETYRSTLRTLPGTRLAWLADPDGGGRPESDGGGAGSSGSSGGGGGGGGGCEFFFDRHPGVFAYVLNYYRTGKLHCPADVCGPLFEEELTFWGIDETDVEPCCWMTYRQHRDAEEALDIFESPDGGGGGAGPGDEAGDDERELALQRLGPHEGGSGPGAGSGGCRGWQPRMWALFEDPYSSRAARVVAFASLFFILVSITTFCLETHEAFNIDRNVTEIHRVGNITSVRFRREVETEPILTYIEGVCVMWFTLEFLVRIVCCPDTLDFVKNLLNIIDFVAILPFYLEVGLSGLSSKAARDVLGFLRVVRFVRILRIFKLTRHFVGLRVLGHTLRASTNEFLLLIIFLALGVLIFATMIYYAERIGARPSDPRGNDHTDFKNIPIGFWWAVVTMTTLGYGDMYPKTWSGMLVGALCALAGVLTIAMPVPVIVNNFGMYYSLAMAKQKLPKKRKKHVPRPPQLESPIYCKSEETSPRDSTYSDTSPPAREEGVVERKRADSKQNGDANAVLSDEEGAGLTQPLASAPTPEERRALRRSGTRDRNKKAAACFLLSAGDYACADGSVRKEGNVEPKACVPVSHTCAL, via the exons ATGATCAGCTCGGTGTGTGTCTCCTCCTACCGCGGGCGCAAGTCGGGGAACAAGCCTCCGTCCAAAACATGTCTGAAGGAGGAGATGGCCAAGGGCGAGGCGTCGGAGAAGATCATCATCAACGTGGGCGGCACGCGACATGAGACCTACCGCAGCACCCTGCGCACCCTACCGGGCACCCGCCTTGCCTGGCTGGCGGATCCCGACGGCGGGGGTCGGCCAGAATCCGATGGCGGCGGTGcaggcagcagcggcagcagcggcggcggcggcggcggcggcgggggctgTGAGTTCTTCTTTGATCGACACCCGGGTGTTTTTGCCTATGTGCTCAACTACTACCGTACGGGCAAGCTGCATTGCCCCGCAGACGTGTGTGGGCCTCTCTTTGAGGAAGAGCTCACCTTCTGGGGTATCGATGAAACAGATGTGGAACCCTGCTGCTGGATGACCTACCGGCAGCACCGCGATGCTGAGGAGGCACTGGACATCTTCGAGAGCCCGGACGGGGGCGGGGGTGGCGCCGGGCCCGGCGACGAGGCTGGCGACGATGAGCGGGAGTTGGCCTTGCAGCGCCTGGGCCCCCATGAAGGAGGCTCTGGCCCTGGTGCCGGGTCCGGGGGGTGCCGTGGCTGGCAGCCCCGAATGTGGGCGCTCTTCGAGGATCCCTACTCATCCCGGGCGGCCAGG GTGGTGGCCTTTgcctctctcttcttcatcttgGTCTCCATTACCACCTTCTGCCTGGAGACCCACGAGGCCTTCAACATTGACCGAAATGTGACGGAGATCCACCGGGTAGGGAATATCACCAGCGTGCGCTTCCGGAGGGAGGTAGAAACAGAGCCCATTCTTACCTACATCGAGGGCGTGTGCGTGATGTGGTTCACTCTAGAGTTCCTGGTTCGCATTGTGTGCTGCCCCGATACACTGGACTTTGTCAAGAACCTGCTCAACATCATTGACTTTGTGGCTATCTTGCCCTTTTACCTGGAGGTGGGATTGAGTGGCTTGTCATCGAAGGCAGCTCGAGATGTGCTGGGTTTCCTGCGTGTGGTGCGCTTTGTTCGCATCCTGCGGATCTTCAAGCTCACACGCCACTTTGTGGGGCTGCGTGTGCTAGGCCACACACTCCGAGCCAGCACCAACGAGTTCCTGTTGCTTAtcatcttcctggccctgggtGTGCTCATCTTCGCCACCATGATCTATTACGCTGAACGAATTGGGGCCAGGCCATCTGACCCACGGGGCAATGACCACACCGACTTCAAGAACATCCCCATTGGTTTCTGGTGGGCTGTGGTCACCATGACAACGCTTGGCTATGGGGACATGTATCCTAAGACGTGGTCAGGAATGCTGGTGGGTGCGCTGTGTGCGCTGGCTGGTGTGCTGACCATTGCCATGCCCGTTCCTGTCATCGTCAATAACTTTGGTATGTACTACTCCCTGGCTATGGCCAAGCAGAAGCTGCCCAAGAAGCGAAAGAAGCACGTACCACGGCCACCCCAGCTTGAGTCACCCATTTACTGCAAGTCTGAGGAGACTTCACCCCGGGACAGCACCTACAGTGATACCAGCCCCCCTGCCCGGGAAGAGGGTGTGGTCGAGAGAAAACGGGCAG ACTCTAAGCAAAATGGCGATGCTAATGCGGTGCTGTCTGATGAGGAGGGAGCTGGCCTCACCCAGCCCCTGGCCTCGGCCCCCACCCCTGAAGAACGTCGGGCCCTGAGACGCTCAGGCACACGAGACAGAAACAAGAAGGCagctgcctgcttcctgcttAGTGCTGGGGACTATGCCTGTGCTGATGGCAGTGTCCGGAAAG
- the Kcnc4 gene encoding potassium voltage-gated channel subfamily C member 4 isoform X1 — protein sequence MISSVCVSSYRGRKSGNKPPSKTCLKEEMAKGEASEKIIINVGGTRHETYRSTLRTLPGTRLAWLADPDGGGRPESDGGGAGSSGSSGGGGGGGGGCEFFFDRHPGVFAYVLNYYRTGKLHCPADVCGPLFEEELTFWGIDETDVEPCCWMTYRQHRDAEEALDIFESPDGGGGGAGPGDEAGDDERELALQRLGPHEGGSGPGAGSGGCRGWQPRMWALFEDPYSSRAARVVAFASLFFILVSITTFCLETHEAFNIDRNVTEIHRVGNITSVRFRREVETEPILTYIEGVCVMWFTLEFLVRIVCCPDTLDFVKNLLNIIDFVAILPFYLEVGLSGLSSKAARDVLGFLRVVRFVRILRIFKLTRHFVGLRVLGHTLRASTNEFLLLIIFLALGVLIFATMIYYAERIGARPSDPRGNDHTDFKNIPIGFWWAVVTMTTLGYGDMYPKTWSGMLVGALCALAGVLTIAMPVPVIVNNFGMYYSLAMAKQKLPKKRKKHVPRPPQLESPIYCKSEETSPRDSTYSDTSPPAREEGVVERKRADSKQNGDANAVLSDEEGAGLTQPLASAPTPEERRALRRSGTRDRNKKAAACFLLSAGDYACADGSVRKETCQDALSSNYAHAEVLTLS from the exons ATGATCAGCTCGGTGTGTGTCTCCTCCTACCGCGGGCGCAAGTCGGGGAACAAGCCTCCGTCCAAAACATGTCTGAAGGAGGAGATGGCCAAGGGCGAGGCGTCGGAGAAGATCATCATCAACGTGGGCGGCACGCGACATGAGACCTACCGCAGCACCCTGCGCACCCTACCGGGCACCCGCCTTGCCTGGCTGGCGGATCCCGACGGCGGGGGTCGGCCAGAATCCGATGGCGGCGGTGcaggcagcagcggcagcagcggcggcggcggcggcggcggcgggggctgTGAGTTCTTCTTTGATCGACACCCGGGTGTTTTTGCCTATGTGCTCAACTACTACCGTACGGGCAAGCTGCATTGCCCCGCAGACGTGTGTGGGCCTCTCTTTGAGGAAGAGCTCACCTTCTGGGGTATCGATGAAACAGATGTGGAACCCTGCTGCTGGATGACCTACCGGCAGCACCGCGATGCTGAGGAGGCACTGGACATCTTCGAGAGCCCGGACGGGGGCGGGGGTGGCGCCGGGCCCGGCGACGAGGCTGGCGACGATGAGCGGGAGTTGGCCTTGCAGCGCCTGGGCCCCCATGAAGGAGGCTCTGGCCCTGGTGCCGGGTCCGGGGGGTGCCGTGGCTGGCAGCCCCGAATGTGGGCGCTCTTCGAGGATCCCTACTCATCCCGGGCGGCCAGG GTGGTGGCCTTTgcctctctcttcttcatcttgGTCTCCATTACCACCTTCTGCCTGGAGACCCACGAGGCCTTCAACATTGACCGAAATGTGACGGAGATCCACCGGGTAGGGAATATCACCAGCGTGCGCTTCCGGAGGGAGGTAGAAACAGAGCCCATTCTTACCTACATCGAGGGCGTGTGCGTGATGTGGTTCACTCTAGAGTTCCTGGTTCGCATTGTGTGCTGCCCCGATACACTGGACTTTGTCAAGAACCTGCTCAACATCATTGACTTTGTGGCTATCTTGCCCTTTTACCTGGAGGTGGGATTGAGTGGCTTGTCATCGAAGGCAGCTCGAGATGTGCTGGGTTTCCTGCGTGTGGTGCGCTTTGTTCGCATCCTGCGGATCTTCAAGCTCACACGCCACTTTGTGGGGCTGCGTGTGCTAGGCCACACACTCCGAGCCAGCACCAACGAGTTCCTGTTGCTTAtcatcttcctggccctgggtGTGCTCATCTTCGCCACCATGATCTATTACGCTGAACGAATTGGGGCCAGGCCATCTGACCCACGGGGCAATGACCACACCGACTTCAAGAACATCCCCATTGGTTTCTGGTGGGCTGTGGTCACCATGACAACGCTTGGCTATGGGGACATGTATCCTAAGACGTGGTCAGGAATGCTGGTGGGTGCGCTGTGTGCGCTGGCTGGTGTGCTGACCATTGCCATGCCCGTTCCTGTCATCGTCAATAACTTTGGTATGTACTACTCCCTGGCTATGGCCAAGCAGAAGCTGCCCAAGAAGCGAAAGAAGCACGTACCACGGCCACCCCAGCTTGAGTCACCCATTTACTGCAAGTCTGAGGAGACTTCACCCCGGGACAGCACCTACAGTGATACCAGCCCCCCTGCCCGGGAAGAGGGTGTGGTCGAGAGAAAACGGGCAG ACTCTAAGCAAAATGGCGATGCTAATGCGGTGCTGTCTGATGAGGAGGGAGCTGGCCTCACCCAGCCCCTGGCCTCGGCCCCCACCCCTGAAGAACGTCGGGCCCTGAGACGCTCAGGCACACGAGACAGAAACAAGAAGGCagctgcctgcttcctgcttAGTGCTGGGGACTATGCCTGTGCTGATGGCAGTGTCCGGAAAG
- the Kcnc4 gene encoding potassium voltage-gated channel subfamily C member 4 isoform X3: MISSVCVSSYRGRKSGNKPPSKTCLKEEMAKGEASEKIIINVGGTRHETYRSTLRTLPGTRLAWLADPDGGGRPESDGGGAGSSGSSGGGGGGGGGCEFFFDRHPGVFAYVLNYYRTGKLHCPADVCGPLFEEELTFWGIDETDVEPCCWMTYRQHRDAEEALDIFESPDGGGGGAGPGDEAGDDERELALQRLGPHEGGSGPGAGSGGCRGWQPRMWALFEDPYSSRAARVVAFASLFFILVSITTFCLETHEAFNIDRNVTEIHRVGNITSVRFRREVETEPILTYIEGVCVMWFTLEFLVRIVCCPDTLDFVKNLLNIIDFVAILPFYLEVGLSGLSSKAARDVLGFLRVVRFVRILRIFKLTRHFVGLRVLGHTLRASTNEFLLLIIFLALGVLIFATMIYYAERIGARPSDPRGNDHTDFKNIPIGFWWAVVTMTTLGYGDMYPKTWSGMLVGALCALAGVLTIAMPVPVIVNNFGMYYSLAMAKQKLPKKRKKHVPRPPQLESPIYCKSEETSPRDSTYSDTSPPAREEGVVERKRADSKQNGDANAVLSDEEGAGLTQPLASAPTPEERRALRRSGTRDRNKKAAACFLLSAGDYACADGSVRKGCEKSRSLNNIAGAAGTSLGLSPLASRYSSPYPPRKLLLSHPFHPLTSPPPGHSGP, encoded by the exons ATGATCAGCTCGGTGTGTGTCTCCTCCTACCGCGGGCGCAAGTCGGGGAACAAGCCTCCGTCCAAAACATGTCTGAAGGAGGAGATGGCCAAGGGCGAGGCGTCGGAGAAGATCATCATCAACGTGGGCGGCACGCGACATGAGACCTACCGCAGCACCCTGCGCACCCTACCGGGCACCCGCCTTGCCTGGCTGGCGGATCCCGACGGCGGGGGTCGGCCAGAATCCGATGGCGGCGGTGcaggcagcagcggcagcagcggcggcggcggcggcggcggcgggggctgTGAGTTCTTCTTTGATCGACACCCGGGTGTTTTTGCCTATGTGCTCAACTACTACCGTACGGGCAAGCTGCATTGCCCCGCAGACGTGTGTGGGCCTCTCTTTGAGGAAGAGCTCACCTTCTGGGGTATCGATGAAACAGATGTGGAACCCTGCTGCTGGATGACCTACCGGCAGCACCGCGATGCTGAGGAGGCACTGGACATCTTCGAGAGCCCGGACGGGGGCGGGGGTGGCGCCGGGCCCGGCGACGAGGCTGGCGACGATGAGCGGGAGTTGGCCTTGCAGCGCCTGGGCCCCCATGAAGGAGGCTCTGGCCCTGGTGCCGGGTCCGGGGGGTGCCGTGGCTGGCAGCCCCGAATGTGGGCGCTCTTCGAGGATCCCTACTCATCCCGGGCGGCCAGG GTGGTGGCCTTTgcctctctcttcttcatcttgGTCTCCATTACCACCTTCTGCCTGGAGACCCACGAGGCCTTCAACATTGACCGAAATGTGACGGAGATCCACCGGGTAGGGAATATCACCAGCGTGCGCTTCCGGAGGGAGGTAGAAACAGAGCCCATTCTTACCTACATCGAGGGCGTGTGCGTGATGTGGTTCACTCTAGAGTTCCTGGTTCGCATTGTGTGCTGCCCCGATACACTGGACTTTGTCAAGAACCTGCTCAACATCATTGACTTTGTGGCTATCTTGCCCTTTTACCTGGAGGTGGGATTGAGTGGCTTGTCATCGAAGGCAGCTCGAGATGTGCTGGGTTTCCTGCGTGTGGTGCGCTTTGTTCGCATCCTGCGGATCTTCAAGCTCACACGCCACTTTGTGGGGCTGCGTGTGCTAGGCCACACACTCCGAGCCAGCACCAACGAGTTCCTGTTGCTTAtcatcttcctggccctgggtGTGCTCATCTTCGCCACCATGATCTATTACGCTGAACGAATTGGGGCCAGGCCATCTGACCCACGGGGCAATGACCACACCGACTTCAAGAACATCCCCATTGGTTTCTGGTGGGCTGTGGTCACCATGACAACGCTTGGCTATGGGGACATGTATCCTAAGACGTGGTCAGGAATGCTGGTGGGTGCGCTGTGTGCGCTGGCTGGTGTGCTGACCATTGCCATGCCCGTTCCTGTCATCGTCAATAACTTTGGTATGTACTACTCCCTGGCTATGGCCAAGCAGAAGCTGCCCAAGAAGCGAAAGAAGCACGTACCACGGCCACCCCAGCTTGAGTCACCCATTTACTGCAAGTCTGAGGAGACTTCACCCCGGGACAGCACCTACAGTGATACCAGCCCCCCTGCCCGGGAAGAGGGTGTGGTCGAGAGAAAACGGGCAG ACTCTAAGCAAAATGGCGATGCTAATGCGGTGCTGTCTGATGAGGAGGGAGCTGGCCTCACCCAGCCCCTGGCCTCGGCCCCCACCCCTGAAGAACGTCGGGCCCTGAGACGCTCAGGCACACGAGACAGAAACAAGAAGGCagctgcctgcttcctgcttAGTGCTGGGGACTATGCCTGTGCTGATGGCAGTGTCCGGAAAG GCTGTGAAAAGTCCCGGAGTCTAAACAACATAGCTGGAGCAGCTGGAACCAGTCTGGGGCTGTCTCCACTGGCATCGCGGTACAGCTCGCCCTATCCTCCGAGAAAGCTCCTGCTCTCGCACCCCTTCCaccctctcaccagccccccaccTGGCCACTCAGGTCCTTAG